GTAACATATACAGCCAGCAGTCTACCCTCTGACATTGTGCCTTGTGCTACTCTTGCTAAATGGACTGAAAGTTTGGTGAGATATATGCCATTGATAGATTATTGTTTCATACTTTCTGCTTGAACAAATTATGTCTTTCTTATCTCAGGACCCTGCAGACAGTGGGACCTTCTCATGCCAGGACATATACAGTCGCTGTTTATTTCAAAGGGGAAAGAATAGGATGTGGTAAAGGCCCAAGGTACAGTGGAAATGTATGAAATGGTTTTAAAAAGCGAATTTGATTGTGAAAGCCTCTGAAATGACAGCACGGGAGACTAATATTTGCTGATTAGCCACAGAAAAGGTAAAGCAACATGAACAACAGTTGTGCAGCCTTCCCCACACTACTCTGCCTCTGTGCCTCAACCTTACTTTAATGGGACCATATCCTAGTGGCTGgaggtagttcagtctccatgtccaTTTGGTCcttagcctctctgctgaggctccAAAGAAGCAGGTGTGTTTAGTGACATTTATACACTGAAACCACTAAATAGCTTCCAGATGACAGTGACTTTTGGTCATTGCTGACCATGGACAAATTTAAATTGGCAATTTAGGATCAGAGAGTCTTTCTCCACTTTTTACTGATCACCGCCAGCAATCCAGCCCTCATTATTTTTTCAgcatagaaaaaaaaagttacacatTTTTGTAATGGTCTTAAACCTCTAAGATTATTAGAACAGGACAGTCAGTACATAATTTTCACTGTGTAGTACAGAGTAGAAATGTCATTCGATTTTTGCTGCTCACTCTTCTATCTGTAttcattttttctttctcttaattAAAACAACTGCTTCACTAATGAATTACAAAACAACCTTAttgatctaatttttttttaaatattccatagGAATTATGGCACTATTATGTGTATATTTGCGGAAAACTTGATTTATCCATTATGTTACGGGACTGACTGACCAATGATTATTTGAAGAGTTGATCACAACAGAGTAATATGAACCCCAGATTCTGGGAAACTGTAGTTTACCCAATAAAGCATAAACTTACcatatttttgtttggttttgacaGTATTCAACAAGCAGAGATGGGAGCTGCTATGGATGCGCTTGAAAAATGTAAGAGGTTTTCTTGAGAAATGGGAAAACTATTGTAATTTACTCAACTGGGTTTTCATGGAGGGCAAGGTGGATGTTTTATGGGAGAGAAAAATGGGCCAGAGAATGTACACAAAATGCTATCAGCTTCTGAACTTTAGGTTTGCTTATTAATAATTTCCATAAAACTTCGTCAAAAGTCAAGTAGTACATATGACACACACAGGCATTTTCAAAGGGAAGTTTTCAATAAGTCACAGATGCAGCAGTTGTCCCTTATTGTACTTAGTTCCTTAATCACTCCAAGGTTCCCCTGCTTTAACGTGGAACAGATGGGGTAAGCTTTCTCTGTGGTACAGGGTGAATCCATTATACACATTTTACAACCATTTGCTAGTAAGGTTGTCTACTGTGGTTAGGGGCATCCATCTTCTAGAATGTTTTTTGATAATGTGGACAGGATCAGTCAATTCAGTGTTAAAAGCCTA
The sequence above is a segment of the Chrysemys picta bellii isolate R12L10 unplaced genomic scaffold, ASM1138683v2 scaf2921, whole genome shotgun sequence genome. Coding sequences within it:
- the LOC135980367 gene encoding ribonuclease 3-like, producing MNVCFFPRLKEFILNQDWNDPKSQLQQCCLTLRTEGKEPDIPLYKTLQTVGPSHARTYTVAVYFKGERIGCGKGPSIQQAEMGAAMDALEKCKRFS